CGAGCCGGCTCACCGGTGTTGATCCACGAGGATGGGGTTTCCGTCGGGATCCACCGCGACGAAGCTGGCGGGACCGGTCGTGCTCTCGTCCGCCTCGCTGAGGAGCAGCACCCCCTGCTCCTTCAGCCGGCGCTGCAACTCCCGCACGTCGGTGAACGACGGGAGGTTCTTGGCGTCCTGGTCCCAGCCCGGGTTGAAGGTGAGGATGTTCTTCTCGAACATCCCCTTGAACAGGCCGATGATGTGATCGCCGTTCTTGAGGATCAGCCAGTTCTGCGCGGCGTTCCCGCCGAACACTTCGAAGCCGAGCTTCTCGTAGAAGCTCCTCGAGGCTTCGAGGTCCTTGACCGTCAGGCTGATCGAGAATGCTCCGAGGTCCATGGGGCGTGCCTCCGGTTGGGGATGAGGCCCCGAGGATAACCCGAACCGCGTCAGGGTTCCTTGCGGCGGCCTAGCGACATCCCCAGCCCCACGAGAATCACCGCCAGCAGCCCGAGGTTCACATACGTCCCCGAGGGACTTCCGAC
This portion of the Candidatus Polarisedimenticolaceae bacterium genome encodes:
- a CDS encoding VOC family protein, which codes for MDLGAFSISLTVKDLEASRSFYEKLGFEVFGGNAAQNWLILKNGDHIIGLFKGMFEKNILTFNPGWDQDAKNLPSFTDVRELQRRLKEQGVLLLSEADESTTGPASFVAVDPDGNPILVDQHR